A genome region from Tolypothrix sp. PCC 7712 includes the following:
- a CDS encoding DUF1257 domain-containing protein, with the protein MSHFSTVKTKLTNCECLVQALQDLKLLPEVYETPHPLKGYYGNQERQSAEIVIPNHTLKVRADIGFRWNATDGAYQLIHDAYETVPKLGQNFFTHQLMQVYGKRMVRAKAAQLQEQFGECSITEESNGQVQTLRLTFAAHQQTQQYLRR; encoded by the coding sequence ATGTCTCATTTCTCAACAGTGAAAACAAAACTCACCAACTGTGAGTGCTTAGTACAAGCTTTGCAAGATTTGAAGCTATTACCTGAAGTCTACGAAACACCTCATCCACTCAAAGGATACTACGGTAATCAGGAGAGGCAAAGTGCGGAGATTGTTATCCCTAACCACACGCTCAAAGTCCGTGCAGATATCGGCTTTCGATGGAATGCAACAGATGGCGCATATCAATTAATCCACGATGCTTACGAGACAGTTCCTAAGCTAGGACAAAACTTCTTTACTCATCAGTTAATGCAGGTTTATGGTAAGCGGATGGTTCGTGCTAAAGCAGCCCAACTACAAGAGCAGTTCGGGGAGTGCAGCATCACAGAAGAAAGCAACGGTCAGGTGCAAACCCTACGGCTGACTTTTGCCGCACATCAACAAACACAGCAATACCTCAGGAGATAA
- a CDS encoding DUF2997 domain-containing protein, with the protein MERAILIHFNSVTGEVKVEAQGFEGLACLEATQPIEEALGVVEGDAYGGKLRTFKPEAQQQRITSNHQIRLQQ; encoded by the coding sequence ATGGAACGAGCCATACTCATACATTTCAATTCAGTTACAGGAGAAGTGAAGGTAGAAGCCCAGGGTTTTGAAGGGCTTGCCTGCCTTGAAGCGACTCAACCAATTGAGGAAGCGTTGGGGGTTGTGGAAGGCGATGCCTACGGCGGTAAACTACGCACCTTCAAGCCAGAAGCACAACAGCAACGGATCACCTCAAATCATCAAATACGCCTACAGCAATAA
- the ltrA gene encoding group II intron reverse transcriptase/maturase, whose amino-acid sequence MSNTSLKTTAEWNTIPWRKLERSVYKLQKRIYQASQRGDTKAVRKLQKTLMRSWSGKALAVRKVTQDNQGKKAAGIDGVKSLKPSARLTLVMNMKLNHKVKATRRVWIPKPGNVEKRPLGIPTMQDRATQSLVKLALEPEWEAKFEPNSYGFRPGRNAHDAREAIFNSIRYSNKWVLDADISKCFDKINHEKLLTKINTFPTMRRQIKAWLKAGVLDNGHFSETTEGTPQGGVISPLLANIALHGLEKLVKEFAASQRGGKVKNQNSISLIRYADDFVILAPNKTQIIVLKEIVKTWLAEMGLELNPNKTRIVSTFKSSEIFASQEVGFNFLGFNVKQYKVGKNDSGKLSNGKKLGYKTLIKPSVKSVKKHYDDIARIIDNHKNAAQETLISKLNPVIRGWVNYYSTSVSKEIFSKLSHLIYQKLKRWGKRRHPDKSNVWVTKKYWHTVGGDNWVFAATKNGEITMRLFKHSQKEIVRHVKVKGDASPFDGNLKYWSSRKGENPLVPKRVAILLKKQKGKCSHCGLYFREDDLIEIDHIIPKSQGGKDVYDNLQALHRHCHDVKTATDNSYNQPKSDTEINVMW is encoded by the coding sequence ATGTCTAATACGAGTTTAAAGACTACGGCGGAATGGAATACGATACCCTGGCGAAAGTTAGAACGTAGCGTATACAAGCTTCAGAAAAGAATATACCAAGCTTCTCAACGTGGTGATACTAAGGCAGTCCGCAAACTCCAAAAAACCCTGATGAGGTCTTGGTCTGGAAAAGCTCTTGCAGTAAGAAAAGTCACCCAAGATAACCAAGGAAAGAAGGCAGCAGGTATTGACGGTGTAAAATCCCTTAAACCATCAGCCAGACTCACTTTGGTAATGAATATGAAGCTTAACCATAAGGTAAAAGCAACTCGTAGAGTATGGATTCCAAAACCCGGAAACGTTGAAAAACGACCACTAGGAATACCCACAATGCAAGATAGAGCAACTCAATCGCTTGTCAAACTGGCATTAGAACCAGAATGGGAGGCAAAATTTGAGCCCAATAGTTACGGTTTCAGACCCGGACGCAATGCCCATGATGCAAGAGAAGCAATATTTAATAGTATCAGATACTCAAACAAATGGGTATTAGATGCTGATATTTCAAAATGCTTCGATAAAATAAACCACGAAAAACTATTGACCAAAATTAACACATTCCCGACCATGAGGAGGCAAATAAAAGCATGGTTGAAAGCAGGAGTACTAGACAATGGTCATTTCTCAGAAACTACTGAGGGAACGCCACAAGGCGGTGTAATATCTCCACTATTAGCCAATATTGCCTTACATGGGCTAGAAAAGCTAGTAAAGGAGTTTGCAGCCAGCCAGAGAGGAGGAAAGGTGAAGAATCAGAACAGTATATCCCTAATTAGATATGCAGACGATTTTGTGATTCTTGCCCCCAATAAAACTCAAATAATAGTACTCAAAGAAATAGTAAAAACGTGGTTAGCAGAAATGGGACTGGAATTAAACCCTAACAAAACCCGTATAGTTTCGACTTTCAAAAGCTCAGAGATATTCGCCTCGCAAGAAGTAGGATTTAATTTCCTCGGTTTCAATGTGAAACAATACAAAGTGGGAAAGAATGACTCTGGAAAATTATCGAACGGTAAAAAGTTAGGGTATAAAACACTCATCAAGCCTAGTGTAAAATCAGTAAAGAAACACTACGATGACATAGCAAGAATAATCGATAATCACAAAAATGCTGCACAAGAAACACTAATAAGTAAACTTAACCCTGTAATCAGGGGATGGGTTAACTATTACTCAACATCAGTGAGTAAAGAGATATTCTCAAAGCTAAGTCATCTAATATATCAGAAGCTGAAACGCTGGGGAAAACGTCGTCACCCTGACAAGTCTAATGTATGGGTAACCAAGAAATATTGGCATACAGTAGGTGGCGATAACTGGGTATTCGCAGCAACAAAGAACGGAGAAATCACAATGAGGCTATTCAAACACTCACAAAAAGAAATTGTGAGACACGTAAAAGTAAAAGGTGATGCCTCACCGTTCGATGGGAACTTAAAATATTGGAGTTCAAGAAAGGGCGAAAATCCCTTAGTACCTAAAAGAGTAGCAATACTACTTAAAAAGCAAAAGGGGAAATGCTCTCATTGCGGATTGTACTTTAGAGAAGATGACCTAATCGAGATTGACCATATCATTCCTAAATCGCAAGGTGGAAAGGATGTATACGACAATCTGCAAGCATTACATAGGCATTGTCACGACGTTAAAACTGCCACTGACAACTCTTATAATCAACCTAAGAGCGATACAGAAATAAATGTGATGTGGTAG
- a CDS encoding AAA family ATPase, with protein sequence MVVRSTHDLGQVIEEPYEVKVSSTVLKTSRIGDSLAEFNNSPQLSWDILTRVKNLYHRLKPTEKRIIFLGQNIELHESLVRLIPYCEVPLPLVEQIEEHLQSYLQYLLESAQEQEVQFTVSLAAEERETLARAALGLTLEEISDFLRLTVKERLSRNGIVIDATVTPLVVKYKTRLLAQMGIELGKPATIPFGGLDLLREWLQRRRRLFTQEARSLRLPQPKGVLLAGPPGTGKSIVAKNIATILNLPLLQLDIASMLGSLVGESEGNVRRALKTAQAIAPCILWIDEIEKALSGQGDTSGVSQRILGNILTFMSECTAGVFVVATCNDPSALPSELKRKGRFDELFFVDLPTEPERSQILSIHLQRFGITVEDEYLEAIAANTVKFSGAELETLAAEAALLAFDEGRPQQVTLGDLENCRNSITPLAVQDAAAVERMRDWAKAARAASVVVEQTTKSLKTARFRHLN encoded by the coding sequence GTGGTAGTGAGAAGTACCCACGACTTGGGTCAAGTCATTGAGGAGCCGTATGAGGTGAAAGTCTCAAGTACGGTTTTGAAGACCAGCAGGATTGGTGACAGTCTTGCTGAGTTTAATAACTCTCCTCAACTATCGTGGGATATTTTGACCAGAGTGAAAAATCTTTACCACCGACTCAAACCCACTGAGAAAAGAATTATCTTTCTGGGACAAAACATCGAACTACATGAATCTTTGGTACGCCTCATTCCCTACTGTGAAGTGCCACTACCCTTGGTCGAGCAGATTGAGGAACATTTACAGTCTTACCTGCAATATTTGTTAGAGTCAGCACAAGAGCAAGAAGTACAGTTCACAGTTTCCTTGGCTGCGGAAGAAAGAGAAACTTTGGCAAGGGCTGCACTAGGCTTGACGCTTGAGGAAATTAGCGACTTCCTCCGCTTAACAGTCAAAGAGCGTTTGAGCCGCAATGGTATCGTCATAGATGCTACTGTCACGCCATTAGTTGTTAAATACAAAACTCGGCTACTTGCACAAATGGGTATTGAGTTGGGCAAGCCAGCAACTATCCCATTCGGTGGGCTTGACTTATTGCGTGAGTGGTTGCAACGGCGGCGGCGATTGTTTACACAAGAAGCGCGATCGCTGCGTCTACCTCAGCCTAAAGGTGTTCTGTTGGCAGGTCCACCAGGAACAGGTAAATCAATAGTTGCCAAAAACATTGCTACTATTCTCAATCTACCGCTACTGCAACTAGACATTGCATCAATGCTGGGTAGTTTAGTAGGTGAGTCTGAGGGCAACGTCCGCCGCGCACTTAAAACAGCACAAGCCATTGCCCCCTGCATTTTATGGATAGACGAAATTGAGAAAGCTTTGTCTGGACAGGGTGATACAAGTGGAGTTTCCCAACGCATTTTGGGCAATATCCTCACATTCATGAGTGAGTGTACTGCTGGGGTTTTTGTTGTGGCTACCTGTAACGATCCATCAGCACTGCCAAGTGAACTCAAGAGAAAGGGCAGGTTTGATGAATTATTCTTCGTTGATTTACCAACTGAGCCTGAGAGAAGCCAAATCCTCTCTATTCATCTCCAAAGATTCGGTATCACGGTTGAAGATGAGTATCTCGAAGCGATCGCCGCTAACACTGTGAAGTTCTCAGGAGCCGAACTCGAAACCCTAGCAGCCGAAGCCGCATTACTAGCTTTTGATGAAGGACGACCGCAGCAGGTTACTTTAGGGGACTTGGAAAATTGTCGAAACTCTATCACTCCATTGGCAGTACAAGATGCGGCGGCTGTTGAAAGAATGCGAGATTGGGCAAAGGCGGCAAGAGCGGCTTCTGTTGTCGTTGAACAAACCACTAAGTCATTGAAGACAGCACGATTCCGTCACTTGAACTAA